Proteins from a single region of Meles meles chromosome 10, mMelMel3.1 paternal haplotype, whole genome shotgun sequence:
- the LOC123951650 gene encoding translation initiation factor IF-2-like isoform X7 has protein sequence MAPLQPQAGLSPVPAPLWTPRGPGPAPGCPAAGARESGLSPRTGAAHCVAGDGVELEGPGAGGLQGPNPTTSSSFGDPGSSEFKDLAQRGERRQARPTTRRPSTSLWGRKLVSPRPSGLPSQGLSEPQDPPEGLGWSLGQERAELHKLLRIEIPQRQREQKEERPGGQRGEAPREESKEVLSQREKIHQGQSGEATQALREEASVYPGGKAPQSERRVCLRSSPECQREEVLQEPQKETQGREVKSFRASPGRVSQAWAVAEGEAPTQPPEEGGSLGISRDFCRSPEEQKPQPGGRKSPGSGERTTQLTQDQTDGPKPAAGDPRAAQEGARPPLPPRRLPGPGAEALAAPGIRGSGAQEHPVALPGCPGPVRDPQGLQGLEGSPDVAEQVPGSSASLLGAVGEPRGGAEAPGASKAAWPGLLGREKASAAVSAAQEETALQQLLELHRAARRRRRQAREQQQLWVLERLRLAWNRHCRVHPLGSPPSPAQLRPQARLPGEDSGAPAILPGRGWGGASRVPSVAHRHRRGPTAGGARLPGAASCWLLRACGAGARGLSALRDAGGRGGAATGPSGAAAARAPGEDLAAAGHRGQEHPELPAATVASWC, from the exons GTGGCTTACAAGGGCCGAACCCCACCACCAGCAGTAGCTTTGGGGACCCAGGAAGCTCTGAGTTCAAG GACCtggcccagagaggagagagaagacaagccCGACCTACAACCCGAAGGCCATCCACAAGCCTATGGGGGAGGAAGCTCGTGTCTCCAAGACCCTCAGGCCTGCCCTCCCAAGGCCTGTCAGAACCCCAAGATCCCCCCGAGGGGCTGGGCTGGAGCCTGGGCCAGGAGAGGGCAGAACTTCACAAACTGCTGAGGATTGAGATtcctcagaggcagagagagcagaaagaAGAGCGCCCCGGGGGTCAgagaggggaggcccccagggaggAGAGCAAGGAAGTtctgagtcagagagagaagatacACCAGGGTCAGAGTGGGGAGGCTACTCAGGCTCTGAGGGAGGAAGCCTCCGTGTATCCCGGGGGGAAGGCTCCCCAGAGTGAGAGGAGAGTGTGTCTTCGCAGCAGCCCTGAGTGCCAGAGAGAAGAGGTCCTCCAGGAGCCGCAGAAGGAGACTCAGGGACGGGAAGTGAAGAGCTTTCGGGCTTCCCCAGGCCGAGTCTCACAAGCCTGGGCGGTGGCCGAGGGAGAGGCGCCCACACAGCCCCCGGAGGAAGGCGGCTCCCTGGGAATTTCTAGGGATTTCTGCAGGTCCCCAGAAGAGCAGAAGCCTCAGCCTGGGGGAAGGAAGAGCCCTGGCTCTGGGGAAAGGACCACCCAGCTAACGCAGGACCAAACTGACGGCCCAAAGCCAGCCGCAGGAGACCCCAGGGCCGCCCAGGAGGGGGCGCGGCCTCCCCTTCCACCCCGGAGGCTCCCAGGCCCAGGGGCCGAGGCGCTAGCGGCTCCAGGCATCAGGGGCTCAGGCGCGCAGGAGCACCCCGTGGCTCTCCCGGGGTGCCCAGGGCCAGTGCGCGACCCACAAGGGCTTCAGGGCCTGGAAGGAAGCCCGGACGTGGCGGAGCAGGTGCCCGGCAGTTCCGCTAGTCTCCTGGGCGCCGTCGGGGAGCCGAGAGGTGGTGCGGAGGCCCCCGGGGCCTCGAAGGCCGCGTGGCCAGGGCTCCTGGGCCGGGAGAAGGCGTCGGCTGCCGTGAGCGCAGCGCAGGAGGAGACGGCCCTGCAGCAGCTGCTGGAGCTGCACCGCGCGGCCAGGCGCAGGCGGCGACAGgcccgcgagcagcagcagctctGG GTCTTGGAACGCCTCCGGCTCGCCTGGAACCGCCACTGCCGGGTGCACCCTCTGGGGTCCCCACCCAGCCCGGCCCAGCTCCGGCCACAGGCAAGACTCCCGGGAGAAGACAGCGGGGCCCCCGCGATCCTGCCtgggcggggatgggggggcgCCTCCCGGGTTCCTTCCGTCGCGCACCGGCACCGACGCGGACCCACGGCGGGAGGGGCGCGTCTGCCGGGTGCTGCCTCCTGCTGGCTCCTTCGGGCCTGCGGAGCGGGCGCCCGGGGACTCAGCGCTCTGCGGGACGCAGGAGGACGCGGTGGGGCAGCGACGGGCCCTTCGGGAGCAGCTGCAGCGAGGGCTCCAGGAGAGGACCTGGCGGCTGCGGGCCATAGGGGTCAG GAACACCCAGAGCTTCCAGCAGCTACTGTGGCCTCCTGGTGCTGA